In Synergistaceae bacterium, a genomic segment contains:
- the arcC gene encoding carbamate kinase, translating into MGKLVLIAIGGNSIIKDTSRQDVEAQYEAICETAEHIADLIESGCKVVITHGNGPQVGFLLRRSEIAEAVEGLHPIPLVSCGADSQGALGYQIQQAMDNEFRKRGIDKQSVSVVTQVLVDQDDPAFGKPTKPIGSFYGDDMIEVVKKEHPEWCMVSDAGRGWRRVVASPEPKEIIEAKAVQNLIEAGYCVVAAGGGGIPVLRDEKGFLSGVDAVIDKDFASSLLASKLKADTLIISTGVPKVYIGYGKPSQKALDQVTVEELKRYIAEGHFAAGSMLPKVEAVIRFMENGGSEAIITSPECLNDAVSGNSGTHVIP; encoded by the coding sequence ATGGGAAAGTTGGTGCTGATAGCTATCGGAGGAAATTCGATCATCAAAGACACTTCCCGCCAGGATGTCGAAGCGCAGTATGAGGCCATCTGCGAGACGGCGGAGCACATCGCCGATCTTATCGAGAGCGGCTGCAAAGTGGTGATTACGCACGGTAATGGCCCGCAGGTGGGGTTTCTTCTCCGCAGGTCGGAAATCGCTGAAGCCGTCGAGGGGCTGCACCCCATTCCGTTGGTCAGTTGCGGGGCGGACAGTCAGGGCGCGCTTGGTTACCAAATCCAGCAGGCGATGGACAACGAGTTTCGGAAACGCGGTATAGACAAACAGTCGGTGAGCGTCGTCACTCAAGTGCTCGTGGACCAGGACGACCCGGCCTTCGGGAAGCCCACGAAGCCGATCGGTTCTTTTTACGGCGACGACATGATAGAAGTCGTGAAAAAAGAGCACCCGGAGTGGTGTATGGTCAGTGACGCCGGGCGAGGTTGGCGCAGAGTCGTGGCCTCTCCTGAACCAAAGGAAATTATCGAGGCGAAGGCTGTTCAGAATCTGATCGAGGCCGGGTACTGTGTCGTAGCGGCGGGGGGCGGAGGCATACCCGTGCTTCGCGACGAAAAGGGTTTTCTCAGCGGCGTGGACGCCGTTATAGATAAAGATTTCGCCAGCAGCCTTCTGGCGTCGAAGTTGAAGGCCGACACGCTCATCATTTCTACGGGAGTTCCGAAGGTATATATCGGCTACGGGAAACCCTCGCAAAAGGCATTAGATCAGGTGACGGTGGAAGAACTGAAACGCTATATCGCTGAGGGACATTTTGCCGCGGGCAGTATGCTCCCCAAGGTCGAGGCGGTCATTCGATTTATGGAAAACGGCGGCAGTGAAGCCATCATTACGAGCCCAGAGTGTTTAAACGACGCCGTGTCCGGAAACAGCGGAACTCACGTGATTCCGTAG
- a CDS encoding sodium:glutamate symporter, which yields MEIVMSDGLALVKVNMYQLAALGVMAYYLGVWARSCFASLVRFSIPAPVVGGLPFALLVAVLEYKGMARFSFDGTIQTILMLVFFCTIGMNASISLLKKGTLLILAFFLVSVVGAILQNVIGMGVASAFAIDPRLGIIGGAVTLTGGLGTAGAFGPVFESMGVKGAAAAGVACATFGMIAGSIVGGPTAEFLIRRKKLKTPQDADYVTSEGFASDGDVEDESMLPKDLMNNLAWVIFAVGVGSILSYYVGEFFRSIGSRQTFPAYLGAMFVAIFIRNMGEFSGIYKIDSKVIDAISDIALSIFISMAIVSMKLAELIHLALPLVCMMFVQLVFVLLMAYFMVYALFGKDYEASVLSAGFIGFMMGATSNALVSMQAVTSKYGYAAKAYFVVPIVGAFLIDIPNAFIINYMANADGILRVFGLK from the coding sequence ATGGAGATCGTTATGTCCGATGGGTTGGCTCTCGTAAAGGTAAACATGTATCAACTGGCGGCGTTAGGGGTTATGGCTTATTACCTTGGAGTATGGGCTCGCTCCTGTTTCGCGTCGCTGGTTCGTTTCTCGATACCAGCCCCGGTGGTGGGGGGGCTTCCCTTCGCGTTGCTTGTGGCCGTGCTGGAATACAAAGGTATGGCAAGGTTTAGCTTCGATGGCACGATCCAGACTATTCTGATGTTGGTTTTTTTCTGCACCATCGGAATGAACGCGAGCATCAGTTTGCTCAAAAAGGGAACTCTTCTTATTTTGGCGTTTTTCTTGGTGTCAGTGGTCGGTGCCATTTTGCAGAACGTCATCGGGATGGGCGTCGCGTCGGCGTTTGCCATCGACCCACGTCTTGGAATAATCGGAGGGGCGGTGACGCTGACGGGAGGCCTCGGAACTGCCGGAGCCTTTGGACCAGTTTTTGAAAGCATGGGAGTGAAAGGCGCGGCGGCGGCCGGCGTAGCGTGCGCCACCTTTGGCATGATTGCCGGTTCCATAGTGGGCGGACCGACGGCCGAGTTTCTCATAAGGAGAAAAAAACTTAAAACGCCCCAGGATGCCGATTACGTTACATCGGAAGGCTTTGCGTCGGACGGCGATGTCGAAGACGAAAGCATGTTGCCCAAAGATTTGATGAATAATCTGGCCTGGGTGATTTTCGCTGTGGGTGTGGGCTCCATTCTAAGCTACTACGTGGGGGAATTTTTCCGCTCCATCGGTTCGAGGCAGACCTTTCCGGCCTATTTAGGGGCTATGTTTGTAGCGATATTCATACGTAACATGGGCGAGTTTTCTGGGATTTACAAAATAGACTCCAAAGTCATAGACGCTATTTCGGACATCGCCTTGTCGATTTTCATCTCTATGGCCATCGTGTCCATGAAACTGGCGGAGCTGATACATCTGGCGCTTCCCCTGGTCTGCATGATGTTCGTTCAATTGGTGTTCGTCCTCTTAATGGCGTACTTCATGGTTTACGCGCTGTTCGGCAAAGATTATGAGGCTTCGGTCCTATCGGCGGGGTTCATCGGGTTCATGATGGGGGCCACGTCCAACGCCCTAGTCAGTATGCAGGCGGTCACGTCAAAATATGGGTACGCCGCGAAAGCCTATTTCGTAGTACCGATCGTGGGCGCGTTTCTGATAGACATTCCCAATGCGTTCATCATCAATTACATGGCAAACGCCGATGGAATTCTGCGTGTTTTTGGACTGAAATAA
- a CDS encoding aspartate carbamoyltransferase — MALPKSFSPFSIMEKLEETGLKDRNFEFLTDYTRQQLQSLFEAGEMLEPFWKDKLELMNGKVLATLFFQPSTRTRFSTEVAMVRLGGSVLSESNPTTSSSTAKGESLSDYLRTVSNYADIIALRHPNDKEVFESLGGARVPVISGGWGNVTHPTQGLLDVYTVYRALGRFEGIKVMIASSDLSRARSGHSFALGLAAMGAELLYIGTSENSIPDTILDKLKAAGAKFTVRNDLNQAGFLDSLMEVDVCYLPGCSVPKDDPAARAAFLDKIKPFYITLDMLQKVKSKTSKVVGIMHSLPRNDVEFDYAIDDSEFQLYFRQMAFSVPIRMALIAGMVGV; from the coding sequence ATGGCATTACCAAAAAGTTTTTCCCCATTCAGTATCATGGAGAAACTGGAAGAAACGGGTTTGAAGGACAGAAATTTTGAATTTTTGACGGACTACACGCGCCAGCAATTGCAGAGCCTTTTCGAGGCTGGCGAGATGCTGGAGCCATTCTGGAAGGACAAACTCGAACTGATGAACGGTAAGGTGCTGGCTACGCTTTTCTTCCAGCCCAGCACGCGTACTCGATTCAGCACGGAGGTCGCGATGGTCCGCCTCGGAGGTTCCGTTCTGTCCGAGTCCAACCCTACGACAAGCTCCTCCACCGCTAAAGGGGAGTCCTTGTCCGACTACCTGCGCACAGTATCCAACTACGCGGACATCATTGCCCTGCGCCACCCCAACGACAAAGAGGTGTTTGAATCTCTGGGCGGCGCTCGTGTTCCTGTCATCAGCGGAGGGTGGGGCAACGTCACGCACCCCACACAGGGGCTTTTGGATGTTTACACCGTCTATCGAGCCCTAGGACGCTTCGAGGGGATAAAAGTCATGATAGCGTCCTCGGATCTCTCACGGGCACGTAGCGGACACTCTTTCGCCCTGGGACTCGCGGCGATGGGGGCCGAGCTGCTCTATATCGGTACCAGCGAGAACTCCATTCCCGATACCATTTTGGATAAGCTCAAGGCGGCCGGAGCGAAGTTCACCGTTCGTAACGACTTGAACCAGGCGGGATTTTTGGACTCCCTGATGGAGGTGGACGTGTGCTACCTTCCGGGTTGCAGCGTTCCCAAGGATGATCCAGCGGCGCGCGCGGCTTTCCTCGATAAAATCAAGCCGTTCTACATCACTCTTGACATGCTGCAGAAGGTCAAGAGCAAGACGAGTAAGGTTGTCGGAATCATGCACTCTTTGCCGCGCAACGATGTGGAATTTGACTATGCCATCGACGACAGCGAATTCCAGCTCTATTTCCGGCAGATGGCGTTTAGCGTTCCCATCCGCATGGCTTTGATTGCGGGTATGGTGGGCGTCTAA